In Candidatus Hadarchaeales archaeon, one DNA window encodes the following:
- a CDS encoding acetyl-CoA C-acetyltransferase has product MKNEVVIVDYLRSPFSRSRPREPDRDAFNRLRMDVVLGMLYRKLVERTGVKPEEIDEVISGCALPVKENWSYGGRFPVFLAELPETVPAIFVEKQCASSMVAIRVGALEIMAGFSDIVLVGGYEHMTHVPMQAEYMLEFVDPCPDLMTDPRYEKYDLVTGMNMGLTAEKLAEMRKDVITKEDMDKWSVESHMKAAKALEEGYFKGEIMPVEAPQADGTIMKVDRDLSIRPDTTLEKIASLPPAFKEGGVITAGNSSPLNAGATAMMLMSRKKAEEYGLKPMASIVSLGWGAVNPGVMGRGPVPASRMALKKAGLKVEDIDYWEINEAFAIVTLNAIYELQIDPKRVNIKGGAIAIGHPLGASGCRLVGTLARILQEKRATYGLATPCVGGGQGEAVIIKRE; this is encoded by the coding sequence ATGAAGAACGAAGTCGTAATAGTGGACTACCTACGGTCTCCCTTCTCTAGGTCCAGACCTAGGGAGCCAGATAGAGACGCTTTCAACAGGTTGAGGATGGATGTGGTGCTGGGGATGCTGTACAGAAAGCTCGTAGAAAGAACTGGAGTGAAACCGGAGGAAATAGACGAAGTTATCTCAGGTTGTGCCTTGCCTGTCAAGGAGAATTGGAGCTACGGAGGCAGGTTTCCAGTTTTCCTAGCGGAGTTACCCGAGACGGTGCCAGCTATTTTCGTAGAAAAACAGTGCGCTTCCTCCATGGTGGCCATCAGGGTGGGAGCCTTGGAAATCATGGCTGGGTTCTCCGACATCGTATTGGTAGGGGGATACGAGCACATGACGCACGTTCCCATGCAGGCGGAGTACATGCTGGAGTTTGTAGATCCCTGTCCGGACCTCATGACGGATCCCAGATACGAGAAATACGATCTGGTAACCGGTATGAACATGGGATTGACGGCGGAGAAGTTGGCCGAGATGAGAAAAGATGTGATCACCAAAGAGGACATGGACAAATGGTCCGTAGAAAGTCACATGAAAGCTGCCAAGGCTTTGGAGGAGGGATACTTCAAGGGTGAGATAATGCCCGTAGAGGCACCTCAGGCCGATGGGACCATCATGAAGGTGGACAGGGACCTTTCGATAAGACCTGATACCACACTGGAGAAGATAGCCTCCTTGCCCCCCGCTTTCAAGGAAGGCGGAGTAATCACGGCGGGTAACTCTTCTCCCCTGAACGCTGGTGCCACCGCCATGATGCTGATGTCCCGCAAAAAGGCCGAAGAATACGGACTAAAACCCATGGCTTCCATCGTTTCCCTAGGCTGGGGAGCGGTGAACCCAGGAGTGATGGGAAGGGGTCCCGTGCCCGCGAGCAGGATGGCCCTCAAGAAGGCCGGACTAAAAGTGGAGGACATCGACTACTGGGAAATTAATGAAGCCTTTGCCATCGTCACCCTGAACGCCATCTACGAGTTACAGATTGACCCGAAAAGGGTAAACATAAAGGGCGGAGCCATAGCCATAGGACATCCGCTGGGTGCCAGTGGATGCAGACTGGTAGGTACCCTTGCTAGAATCTTACAGGAGAAAAGGGCAACCTACGGTCTGGCCACGCCCTGTGTGGGTGGTGGACAGGGGGAGGCCGTAATTATAAAGAGGGAATAA
- the proB gene encoding glutamate 5-kinase, with protein MGRDFSKVKRIVVKVGTSSLTDKYSRLDYQKVRKIVREVMDLRKKGKEVLLVTSGAIGAGVGRLGMRKRPKELPMLQAAAAVGQGILMRVYEKYFGKYGQPIAQLLLTKEDFFDKERSKNLRNTLRVLRQWGVIPVVNENDSVAVEEIKFGDNDLLSAHLAILSEADLLVLLSDVNGLYTGDPKHDRKAKLLHEVREFTPQLERLAKGKSFGGMRTKLQAAKMACSAGIPVVVARAGERKVLERLLSGEKVGTLFLPEEKK; from the coding sequence ATGGGGAGAGATTTCTCGAAGGTGAAGAGGATCGTGGTAAAAGTTGGTACTAGCAGCCTCACGGACAAGTATTCTCGGCTGGATTATCAAAAGGTGAGAAAGATCGTGAGAGAAGTCATGGACCTCAGAAAAAAGGGAAAGGAAGTGCTGCTGGTAACTTCTGGAGCCATAGGCGCTGGAGTGGGTAGGTTGGGGATGAGGAAGAGACCCAAGGAATTGCCCATGTTACAGGCCGCGGCCGCGGTAGGTCAGGGAATTCTGATGAGGGTTTATGAAAAGTACTTTGGAAAATATGGGCAACCCATAGCCCAGCTCCTCCTCACCAAGGAAGATTTTTTCGACAAGGAAAGGAGTAAGAACCTGAGAAACACCCTTAGGGTTCTTCGCCAATGGGGAGTGATACCCGTGGTCAACGAAAATGACAGTGTGGCAGTGGAGGAGATAAAGTTCGGGGATAACGACCTTCTCTCAGCCCATTTGGCCATCCTCTCTGAAGCCGATCTCTTGGTCCTCCTTTCGGACGTGAACGGCCTCTACACAGGAGATCCTAAACATGATAGGAAAGCAAAACTCCTCCACGAAGTGAGGGAATTCACCCCCCAACTGGAGAGGCTGGCAAAGGGCAAAAGTTTTGGAGGGATGAGAACCAAACTACAAGCAGCCAAAATGGCCTGCTCCGCAGGCATACCCGTGGTGGTAGCCAGAGCTGGAGAAAGGAAGGTGCTGGAGCGTTTGCTTTCGGGGGAAAAGGTGGGTACCCTCTTCCTGCCGGAGGAGAAAAAATGA
- the proC gene encoding pyrroline-5-carboxylate reductase, translated as MGRGEGGKGLKVGIVGGGRLGSSLLRGLLRAGFSQSELMVCEKDEEKAKNLSLQFGVRVVKECGPLLEDSEVIFIAVKPKELEEVLEEMEGKVEGKIVLSCVAGVPLERMEGKLKGARAFRLMPNLACSVGEGAMVYSSRTGGEEERRKVEELLEKLGTPLEVPEEKMNVITALSGSGPAYFSLVIQALAEAAEELGVPRKEALKLASQTAKGTGKMLLELELEPEELIRMVASPGGTTEAALGELEKGKVFEAFKRALKVAWKRAGELG; from the coding sequence TTGGGAAGAGGTGAGGGAGGGAAGGGTCTGAAGGTGGGAATCGTGGGGGGAGGGAGGCTCGGATCCTCCCTCTTGAGGGGCCTGCTGAGGGCGGGATTCTCCCAAAGTGAACTCATGGTTTGCGAAAAGGATGAAGAAAAGGCCAAGAACCTCTCCCTCCAGTTCGGCGTGAGGGTGGTGAAGGAATGCGGTCCCCTCCTAGAAGATTCGGAAGTGATCTTCATAGCCGTAAAACCCAAGGAGCTCGAGGAGGTGCTGGAGGAGATGGAAGGGAAAGTGGAGGGTAAAATCGTTCTTTCCTGCGTGGCTGGCGTTCCCCTCGAAAGGATGGAGGGGAAATTGAAGGGAGCGAGGGCCTTCAGACTCATGCCCAATTTAGCCTGCTCGGTGGGGGAAGGGGCGATGGTCTATTCCTCTAGAACGGGGGGGGAGGAAGAGAGGAGAAAGGTGGAGGAGCTTTTGGAAAAATTGGGAACACCCCTGGAAGTCCCAGAGGAGAAAATGAATGTCATAACCGCCCTCAGCGGGAGTGGTCCGGCTTATTTCTCCCTGGTAATCCAAGCGCTCGCTGAGGCGGCGGAAGAACTCGGGGTGCCCAGGAAGGAAGCTCTGAAGCTGGCCTCCCAAACGGCCAAGGGAACTGGAAAGATGTTGCTGGAACTGGAACTCGAGCCAGAGGAACTCATAAGGATGGTTGCCTCACCAGGAGGGACCACGGAGGCTGCCCTCGGGGAACTGGAAAAGGGAAAGGTTTTTGAGGCCTTCAAGCGAGCCTTAAAGGTCGCTTGGAAAAGGGCTGGAGAGCTGGGATGA
- a CDS encoding glutamate-5-semialdehyde dehydrogenase has product MKLLESVRKAREASLQMATLRTEVKDAALREAAKAVREHRTELLEANTRDLKIAERRRLSKPLLERLKLNESKLEAISKMIESVAQLEDPVGKTLYACELDEGLELYRVSCPIGVVGAIFESRPDVLPQISSLCLKSGNAVILKGGREATHSNRAFFKLMKEATEGKGVPEGWIQLVEGREEVRKLLKLEEYVDLLVPRGSKEFIKFIQRNTRIPVLGHAEGVCHVYVDEYADFEKALEICYDSKVQYPAVCNAAEKVLVHAKIAEEFLPRLVEMYSKAGVEVRGCERTRKIVKVKRAKEEDWYAEYLDLIIAVKVVDSVEEAISHINHYGSKHTDAIVTEDRETAVKFMERVDSSSVMWNASTRFSDGYRYGLGAEVGISTGKLHARGPVGLEGLTTYKYYLVGKGHTVAPYLSSPPRPFLHRRLERTWEEVREGRV; this is encoded by the coding sequence ATGAAACTACTGGAAAGCGTTAGGAAGGCTAGAGAGGCCTCCCTCCAAATGGCCACCCTACGTACGGAGGTAAAAGATGCCGCTCTCAGGGAGGCGGCCAAGGCCGTGAGGGAACATCGGACCGAACTCTTGGAAGCCAATACTAGGGATTTGAAGATCGCTGAGAGGAGGAGACTCTCCAAGCCCCTCTTGGAAAGACTGAAGCTGAACGAATCCAAACTGGAAGCCATTTCCAAGATGATAGAGAGTGTAGCCCAGCTGGAAGATCCTGTGGGAAAGACCCTTTACGCCTGTGAACTGGACGAAGGATTGGAACTTTACCGGGTGTCCTGTCCGATAGGAGTAGTGGGAGCCATCTTCGAGTCCAGACCAGATGTCCTTCCCCAAATCTCCTCCCTTTGCCTGAAGTCCGGAAACGCCGTGATCCTCAAGGGTGGGAGGGAGGCCACCCACTCCAATCGGGCCTTCTTTAAGCTCATGAAGGAGGCGACGGAAGGAAAGGGGGTACCGGAGGGATGGATACAGCTGGTGGAAGGAAGGGAGGAGGTGAGGAAACTCCTGAAGCTGGAAGAATATGTGGACCTGCTAGTTCCTCGGGGAAGCAAAGAATTCATTAAGTTCATTCAAAGGAATACCAGGATTCCCGTCCTCGGGCATGCGGAAGGTGTTTGTCATGTGTATGTGGACGAATATGCAGATTTCGAGAAGGCCTTGGAGATATGCTACGATTCCAAGGTCCAATATCCAGCTGTCTGCAACGCTGCGGAGAAAGTATTGGTACATGCAAAAATAGCGGAAGAGTTCCTGCCCAGACTGGTGGAGATGTACTCCAAAGCCGGAGTGGAAGTGAGGGGATGCGAACGTACGAGGAAGATCGTGAAGGTGAAAAGGGCCAAGGAAGAGGACTGGTATGCCGAATACCTCGATCTCATCATAGCCGTGAAGGTGGTAGACAGCGTGGAAGAGGCCATTTCCCACATCAACCACTACGGCTCCAAACACACCGACGCCATCGTCACGGAGGACAGAGAAACCGCTGTGAAGTTCATGGAGAGGGTGGATTCTTCCTCCGTGATGTGGAATGCTTCCACCAGGTTCAGCGACGGCTACAGGTATGGACTTGGAGCAGAAGTGGGAATAAGTACGGGAAAGCTCCATGCGAGGGGTCCCGTGGGGCTGGAAGGGCTCACCACGTATAAATACTATTTGGTGGGGAAAGGGCACACGGTGGCTCCTTACCTATCCTCCCCTCCCAGACCTTTCCTCCACCGTCGACTGGAAAGAACTTGGGAAGAGGTGAGGGAGGGAAGGGTCTGA
- a CDS encoding C-GCAxxG-C-C family protein encodes MEPIKRKVGELASKYEREFHGCSQAVIRAFQETLQLGDDTLFKASGSLVGGMYSGLTCGALTGGLLVLGLKTGRIRMEEGIEGLLEAFDPAQRLVKWFLEEYGTTSCKELTGTDWFDVNQVMLFLRSPEKLEKCVERVGKTAEKVAELLEELGKL; translated from the coding sequence GTGGAGCCGATTAAGAGGAAGGTGGGGGAACTGGCTTCTAAATATGAAAGAGAATTTCATGGGTGTTCCCAAGCGGTGATACGCGCCTTCCAGGAGACGCTGCAATTGGGGGATGACACCCTTTTCAAGGCTTCGGGTTCTTTGGTAGGAGGCATGTACTCGGGACTAACTTGTGGAGCCCTTACTGGGGGTCTGTTGGTTCTTGGTTTAAAGACGGGGAGGATTCGGATGGAAGAAGGAATCGAGGGACTTCTGGAAGCTTTTGATCCAGCTCAACGACTGGTGAAGTGGTTTTTGGAGGAATATGGTACCACCTCTTGCAAAGAACTTACAGGAACGGATTGGTTCGATGTCAATCAAGTAATGCTCTTCCTGAGGTCCCCCGAAAAACTGGAGAAATGTGTGGAAAGGGTGGGAAAGACGGCTGAGAAAGTAGCAGAGCTCTTGGAAGAACTGGGGAAGTTATAG
- a CDS encoding ferritin family protein — MKRTIENLAKAFVGESQARNRYTFYSKVAKKEGFEQIAEIFAITAENEREHASWLFKLINELGKKSGNLPQEIKVEASVPTTLGTTAENLKAAIAGENYEWTKMYPDFAKVAEEEGLPEIAERLRAIAVAERHHEERYSKLLREVERGTVFKKEKEAWWVCRECGYVHFGKEPPERCPSCNHERSFYQLKCEEY; from the coding sequence ATGAAAAGGACGATAGAAAACTTGGCAAAGGCCTTCGTGGGGGAAAGTCAGGCTAGGAACAGGTACACCTTCTATTCCAAAGTGGCAAAGAAGGAGGGATTCGAGCAAATTGCGGAAATTTTTGCCATCACGGCGGAGAACGAAAGGGAACACGCCAGTTGGCTCTTCAAACTGATCAACGAACTGGGAAAGAAGAGCGGGAATTTGCCCCAGGAGATAAAGGTGGAGGCATCAGTTCCCACCACTCTGGGAACAACCGCTGAGAACCTGAAGGCTGCCATAGCAGGGGAAAACTACGAGTGGACCAAAATGTATCCCGACTTCGCTAAGGTGGCTGAAGAGGAAGGTCTACCCGAAATAGCGGAAAGGTTGAGGGCCATAGCAGTAGCAGAGAGGCACCATGAGGAGAGGTACTCCAAACTCCTCAGAGAAGTGGAGAGGGGAACGGTTTTCAAGAAAGAAAAGGAAGCGTGGTGGGTCTGCAGGGAGTGCGGCTACGTGCATTTCGGGAAGGAACCACCGGAGAGGTGTCCTTCCTGTAATCATGAAAGAAGCTTCTACCAGCTCAAGTGTGAGGAGTACTGA
- a CDS encoding nitroreductase family protein, with translation MDTLEAIRKRRSIRSFKPDPIPEEDLRKMLEAAAWAPSAGNCQPLELVVVKDQRIKEEVMEAAFGQPFIGEAPVVVVICADVERTVGRYGRRGELFYVQDTAAATQNLLLAATSLGYGTCWVGAFSEDEVARVLHLPPGIRPLAIVPIGRSAEKPEAPPRRPLEEIVHRERY, from the coding sequence ATGGATACACTCGAGGCCATAAGGAAGAGGAGGAGTATAAGGAGTTTCAAGCCCGACCCCATTCCGGAAGAGGATTTGAGAAAGATGCTGGAGGCAGCCGCCTGGGCCCCTTCCGCCGGCAACTGTCAGCCGCTTGAACTGGTGGTGGTGAAGGATCAGAGGATAAAGGAGGAAGTGATGGAGGCTGCCTTTGGTCAACCCTTCATAGGGGAAGCACCGGTGGTAGTGGTGATATGTGCGGATGTGGAGAGAACGGTAGGGAGGTACGGAAGGAGGGGTGAACTCTTTTACGTGCAGGATACGGCCGCTGCTACCCAAAACCTCCTCTTGGCGGCCACTAGCTTGGGATATGGGACCTGCTGGGTGGGAGCCTTCTCCGAGGATGAGGTGGCCAGGGTTCTCCACCTCCCCCCAGGCATACGCCCCTTAGCCATCGTTCCCATCGGAAGGAGTGCCGAGAAACCTGAAGCACCCCCCCGCAGACCCCTGGAAGAAATCGTGCATAGGGAAAGGTATTAG
- a CDS encoding Ku protein: protein MPKAIFAGSLSFGLVNLPIKLYPATKARGTALRTLHSSCHTPLQHKRWCPRCEKEVPLEEVEYGFELSKTRIVPLKEEELLGIQPKKAKTIEIFTFVDPASIDPLYPEAHYHVVPQEGGERAFALLREILSLTNKVGVGKMTMRAREYVVVLRPYRQGLLLSTLHYQSELVDPSELKELQHLPLPTEKERELARMLVEHLSGDFKPEEYKDTYKEALMELVKRKMEGEPLPVMREEKKEAPMDLMKALEASLAAARERKKASG from the coding sequence ATGCCCAAGGCCATCTTCGCGGGGAGTCTTTCCTTCGGCCTCGTAAACCTTCCCATCAAGCTTTATCCCGCCACGAAAGCCAGGGGGACGGCTCTCCGTACCCTCCACTCCTCCTGTCACACACCCCTCCAACACAAGAGGTGGTGCCCACGCTGCGAAAAGGAGGTGCCCCTGGAAGAGGTGGAGTATGGCTTCGAACTCTCCAAAACTAGGATTGTTCCCCTCAAGGAGGAGGAACTCCTCGGTATCCAGCCCAAGAAGGCCAAAACCATAGAAATCTTCACCTTCGTCGATCCCGCTTCCATCGATCCCCTCTATCCAGAGGCCCACTATCACGTAGTACCCCAAGAAGGAGGAGAAAGGGCCTTCGCCCTCCTCAGGGAGATCCTCTCCCTCACAAACAAAGTGGGGGTGGGAAAGATGACCATGAGGGCCAGGGAATACGTGGTGGTCCTCAGACCCTACAGGCAGGGTCTGCTCCTCTCCACCCTCCACTACCAGAGCGAACTCGTGGACCCCTCGGAGCTGAAGGAACTCCAGCACCTTCCCCTTCCCACCGAAAAGGAAAGGGAGCTGGCCAGGATGTTGGTGGAGCACCTGAGCGGTGATTTCAAGCCCGAGGAATACAAGGACACCTACAAGGAGGCCCTCATGGAGTTGGTGAAGAGGAAAATGGAAGGTGAACCCCTTCCCGTGATGAGGGAGGAGAAGAAGGAGGCTCCAATGGACCTCATGAAGGCCTTGGAAGCCAGCTTGGCTGCGGCCAGGGAAAGGAAGAAGGCGAGTGGCTGA
- a CDS encoding MBL fold metallo-hydrolase has protein sequence MVWVEEPKTIELSPGVYAYLQPKGEWFVNNTGFLVGKREVVVIDSVASVKRAERFLAEIRRITDLPIKYLINTHAHPDHLWTNHLFHPSLTICHSRCREETLREREVDPSLYLALFPELEVGGVKVCPQDLTFEQSLTLYQETEEGEREIRMIHPGPAHTRGDLFLHLPEEGVVFCGDLLFSPPCTPFVLMGSVRGSIKTLELLRNLQARVYVPGHGPLSWGGKALEEAREYLEMIWREAERGLKEGKSVEEVIGGLELGKYASWRERERLLGNLERAYRELRGEPHMEREEVLQVMVRMWELRKE, from the coding sequence ATGGTCTGGGTGGAAGAACCCAAAACGATAGAGCTCTCTCCGGGAGTTTATGCTTACCTTCAGCCAAAGGGGGAGTGGTTCGTAAACAACACGGGTTTCTTGGTGGGAAAAAGGGAAGTAGTGGTGATCGACTCCGTGGCAAGTGTTAAAAGGGCGGAAAGGTTCCTAGCGGAAATCAGAAGGATCACTGACCTTCCCATCAAATACCTCATCAACACCCATGCCCACCCCGATCATCTTTGGACCAACCATCTCTTCCATCCTTCCCTCACCATCTGTCATTCCAGGTGCAGGGAGGAGACTCTCAGGGAAAGAGAGGTGGATCCCTCCCTTTACTTGGCCCTCTTTCCGGAATTGGAGGTGGGAGGGGTCAAGGTCTGTCCCCAAGACCTGACTTTCGAACAAAGCCTCACCCTGTACCAAGAAACGGAAGAGGGGGAGAGGGAAATCAGGATGATACATCCAGGTCCCGCCCATACCCGGGGAGATCTTTTCCTCCACTTGCCAGAAGAAGGGGTGGTCTTTTGTGGCGATCTTCTCTTTTCTCCCCCCTGTACTCCCTTCGTCCTCATGGGATCCGTGAGGGGATCCATCAAAACCCTTGAGCTCCTCCGGAACCTCCAGGCCAGAGTTTACGTGCCCGGACATGGTCCACTCAGTTGGGGTGGGAAAGCGCTGGAAGAGGCCAGGGAATATCTGGAAATGATCTGGAGGGAGGCAGAAAGGGGGTTGAAAGAAGGAAAATCCGTGGAAGAGGTGATAGGGGGCCTAGAACTGGGGAAGTATGCAAGCTGGAGGGAAAGGGAGAGGCTACTGGGAAACTTGGAAAGGGCCTATCGGGAACTGAGGGGTGAACCGCACATGGAGAGGGAAGAGGTCCTACAGGTAATGGTGAGGATGTGGGAGCTAAGAAAGGAATGA
- the coaBC gene encoding bifunctional phosphopantothenoylcysteine decarboxylase/phosphopantothenate--cysteine ligase CoaBC, with translation MKRILLCLTGSAAIMRGPELAREFIREGAEVRVVMSPSASQLLSPILMHWATGREVVTSLTGEIEHIKLSEWADAVVVAPATASTIGKLAWGIADTPVTATVLSSLGLGKPVFLAPAMHASLFFNGPVQESLKRLEEKGITVIGPVLLEGRAKMAETREIVLRVMFYRPPDMKGLRVAVTAGPTLEPIDKVKMITNLSSGKMGIALARMASLRGAEVTLIYGPGTESPPEGIRVVRVRTTQEMKEALEKEVEKGVDVVIAAAAAQDLMVERPFERKLRSVETVELRLVPAPRVADGVKRLRPHLLLVGFKAEHGVSEEELISRAKEKLEAGFDLVVANDLSRPGAGFGEDTNEVILIHRSGMERLKGRKEEVAHRILDLVLQLKKSRG, from the coding sequence GTGAAGAGGATCCTCCTCTGCCTCACGGGCAGTGCTGCCATCATGAGGGGACCGGAACTGGCCAGGGAATTCATCAGGGAAGGGGCAGAGGTAAGGGTGGTGATGAGCCCCAGTGCCTCCCAACTCCTTTCCCCCATCCTCATGCACTGGGCCACAGGCAGGGAAGTGGTGACCTCCCTCACGGGTGAAATCGAACACATCAAGCTCTCGGAGTGGGCGGATGCAGTAGTAGTGGCTCCCGCCACTGCAAGCACGATCGGGAAGCTCGCCTGGGGAATAGCCGATACCCCCGTTACGGCCACGGTCCTTTCTTCGCTGGGACTGGGCAAACCCGTTTTCTTGGCACCCGCCATGCATGCCTCCCTGTTCTTCAACGGTCCGGTGCAGGAGAGCCTGAAGAGGTTGGAGGAAAAGGGCATCACCGTGATAGGACCCGTTCTGTTGGAGGGAAGGGCAAAGATGGCCGAAACGAGGGAAATCGTTCTAAGGGTCATGTTTTACCGTCCCCCCGACATGAAGGGGTTGAGGGTAGCCGTCACGGCCGGTCCCACGCTGGAACCCATAGACAAGGTGAAGATGATCACCAACCTCAGCTCTGGGAAGATGGGGATAGCCCTAGCTAGGATGGCCTCCCTGCGTGGGGCTGAGGTAACCCTCATCTACGGTCCAGGCACGGAAAGCCCGCCGGAGGGGATAAGGGTGGTGAGGGTGAGGACTACCCAAGAGATGAAGGAAGCCTTGGAGAAGGAGGTGGAAAAGGGGGTGGACGTGGTGATAGCGGCGGCGGCCGCTCAAGATCTCATGGTCGAAAGACCTTTTGAGAGGAAACTCAGGAGCGTGGAAACCGTGGAACTCAGGTTGGTTCCTGCACCGAGGGTGGCGGATGGTGTGAAGCGTCTCCGTCCCCACCTCTTACTGGTAGGGTTCAAGGCGGAACATGGGGTCTCTGAAGAAGAGCTGATTTCCAGAGCGAAGGAGAAACTGGAGGCCGGTTTTGACTTAGTAGTAGCCAACGATCTCTCCCGCCCGGGAGCTGGTTTCGGTGAAGATACCAATGAGGTGATACTGATACACCGATCGGGGATGGAAAGGCTGAAGGGCAGGAAGGAAGAAGTTGCCCATCGGATCCTCGATTTGGTTCTCCAGCTGAAGAAAAGCCGGGGTTAG
- a CDS encoding LSM domain-containing protein, protein MAEVLELGKRIGSTIRVFARDGREIKGVLRTCDEHQNLVLEEAEEYWDQKLVRKHKFLFLKGGNIRIVEV, encoded by the coding sequence ATGGCTGAGGTTTTGGAGCTGGGAAAAAGGATAGGATCTACCATCCGGGTTTTTGCCCGGGATGGGAGGGAAATAAAAGGAGTCTTGAGGACGTGCGATGAGCACCAGAACTTGGTGCTGGAAGAAGCGGAGGAGTATTGGGATCAGAAGCTCGTGAGAAAACACAAGTTCCTTTTCCTGAAGGGGGGAAACATCAGGATAGTGGAGGTTTAG
- a CDS encoding phosphopantetheine adenylyltransferase, producing the protein MKFKKVAAGGTFDHLHAGHLALLRKAFEVGEKVYLGVCSDEMARSKGCEIQPLGQRLGRLLETVFTEFGEERVEVVVIRDPYGPAVSDPELEAIVVSPETRERAEEINRIRRERGLRELQILEIPFVLAEDGKPISSTRIRRGEIDEHGKLIKKE; encoded by the coding sequence ATGAAGTTCAAAAAAGTGGCTGCCGGCGGAACCTTTGACCATCTCCACGCAGGTCATTTAGCCCTCCTGAGAAAGGCTTTCGAGGTGGGTGAGAAGGTATATTTGGGAGTTTGTTCGGATGAAATGGCCAGGAGCAAGGGATGCGAAATACAACCTTTGGGGCAAAGGCTGGGAAGGCTGTTGGAAACCGTTTTCACGGAATTTGGAGAGGAGAGGGTAGAGGTGGTGGTGATCAGGGACCCCTATGGTCCTGCGGTTTCAGACCCGGAGCTGGAGGCCATCGTGGTGAGTCCCGAAACGAGGGAAAGGGCGGAGGAGATCAATAGAATAAGAAGGGAGAGGGGTCTGAGGGAACTCCAAATTCTGGAAATCCCCTTCGTTCTAGCAGAGGATGGAAAGCCCATCTCCTCGACGCGGATAAGGAGGGGAGAAATAGACGAACATGGCAAACTAATTAAGAAGGAATAG
- a CDS encoding tRNA pseudouridine(38-40) synthase TruA, with the protein MRIALRIAYEGSSWFGFARQPGKRTVEGVLLQALSKAGLMETPEGAGYEAAARTDRGVSAIGQVVALTSRYLPTPEELNSFLPPDLTILSVKEVPPTFRPRREALFRHYRYVLPLPHPFDLHEARRGAKFLETTHTFAPFCKPEPGRPLSSKLFLVGIRAEGGILKADFIATNFLYHQVRRMMGALLLVGKGERKVEDLWKLSREGGRGWEPAPCEGLFLMKVGYKDLLLPPNPSAVKRFEDYLSQVPSLGNAEMRRILREELGFK; encoded by the coding sequence ATGAGGATCGCCCTGAGAATCGCGTATGAAGGCTCCTCTTGGTTCGGATTTGCCCGCCAACCTGGAAAACGCACGGTGGAGGGAGTACTCCTCCAAGCCCTTTCGAAGGCGGGTTTGATGGAGACTCCCGAAGGGGCTGGATACGAAGCTGCCGCTAGGACCGACAGGGGGGTAAGTGCCATAGGACAAGTGGTGGCCCTCACTTCCAGATACCTTCCTACTCCGGAAGAACTGAATTCCTTTCTTCCCCCAGACCTCACCATCCTCTCGGTAAAGGAGGTCCCCCCCACCTTTCGACCCAGAAGGGAAGCCCTTTTCAGACATTACAGATACGTCCTCCCTCTTCCTCACCCCTTCGACCTCCACGAAGCGAGAAGGGGGGCCAAGTTTTTGGAAACTACCCACACCTTCGCCCCTTTTTGTAAACCAGAACCAGGTCGCCCTCTTTCCTCCAAACTCTTCCTGGTGGGGATAAGGGCGGAAGGGGGGATACTGAAGGCGGACTTCATAGCCACCAACTTCCTCTACCACCAGGTGAGGAGGATGATGGGAGCCCTGCTCTTGGTGGGAAAAGGAGAAAGGAAGGTGGAGGACCTTTGGAAACTCAGTAGAGAAGGGGGAAGGGGATGGGAACCCGCACCCTGTGAGGGTCTTTTCCTTATGAAGGTGGGATACAAGGATCTCCTCCTACCACCCAACCCATCTGCCGTGAAGAGGTTCGAGGATTATCTCTCCCAAGTCCCCAGCTTAGGAAATGCTGAAATGCGCAGGATCTTGAGGGAAGAACTGGGGTTTAAATAG